In Oryza sativa Japonica Group chromosome 1, ASM3414082v1, the genomic stretch TCAACGACAAGACCATCAAGGATAAGTTCCCGATCCCGGTCGCCGAGGAACTCTTCGACGAGCTGCGCGGCGCCAAATTCTTCACCAAGTTGGATATGCGTTCCGGCTACCACCAAGTGCTGATGCATCCGGACGACGTGCACAAGACGGCGTTCCGCACCCACCAAGGCCTCTTTGAGTTCTTGGTGATGCCCTTCGGACTCACGAACGCGCCGGCGACATTCCAAGCCTTGATGAACGACGTGCTGCTTCCGTTCCTCCGCCGGTTCGTGCTCGTCTTCTTTGATGATATTCTAATATACAGCTCGTCTTGGTCGGAGCACCTCCGCCATGTACGCACGGTGTTGCAAACGCTGCAAGATCATTGCCTCCACCTCAAGCGCTCCAAGTGTGAGTTCGGCCTCACCTCCGTCGCATACCTGGGGCATGTCATCTCCGGGGACGGTGTGGCGATGGACCGTAGCAAGGTCCAGGCTGTGCTGGACTGGCCGGTGCCCAAGACGGTGCGCGCTGTTCGGGGCTTCTTGGGCCTCGCCGGCTACTACCGCCGCTTCATCCGCGACTTCGGCGCTATCGCCGCGCCACTGACGGCGCTCCTCCGTAAAGAGGGGTTCCGTTGGTCCgacgaggcggcagcggcgttcCGCAAGCTGCAACACGCTTTGACGGCGGCGCCAGTCCTTCAACTTCCGGATTTCAACCGCGACTTCATCGTCGAATGCGACGCGTCGGGTACGGGCCTTGGCGCCGTGCTCCACCAGGGCGGCGGTCCAGTCGCGTTCTTCAGCATGCCCATCGCCCCCCGTCACGCCAAGCTGGCCGCCTACGAGCGCGAATTGATCGGCCTCGTCAAGGCGGTCCGTCACTGGCGACCGTACCTCTGGGGCCGCCGCTTCATCATTCGCACGGACCATTATAGCTTGCGGTTCCTGCTCGACCAACGCCTCTCGACCATTCCACAGCATCATTGGGCGAGCAAGCTGCTGGGATTCGATTTTGCCGTCGAGTACAAGCCTGGAACGGCCAATGTCGTCGCCGACGCCCTATCTCGCCGCGACGAACACTTGGCTGAAGCGTTTGTTCTATCGGCGCCGCACTTCTCGCTGCTCGACGACGTTCGCCGCGAGGTTGCCTCTACTCCATCCCTGGCAAGCCTCCGCGACGACATCATTCGCGGCGCTAAACCCCCGCCGTGGGCATTCAAAGATGGACTGATCGTACTCAAGGATCGGGTGTTTATCCCGGAGTCGTCACCACTGCTACCCGCGGTCCTGGAGTTGGcgcacggccacggccacgaaGGAACCCAGAAGACCATGTTCAGGCTCCGCGCCGATTTCCATGTGCCACGCGATCGCGTGCTCGTGCAAGATTTCGTGCGCGCCTGCCTCACATGCCAACGGAACAAGACAGAACATCTTCAGCCCGCCGGTCTTCTCCAGTCCCTCCCGGTGCCGTCCGCGGTGTGGGCTGACATCGCTATGGACTTCGTTGAGGGCCTTCCTCGCGTCCATGGCAAGACGGTGATCCTCACGGTGGTGGACAGGTTCTCCAAGTTCGCTCATTTCATCCCGCTGTCACATCCATACACGGCAACCACGGTGGCGGCAGCATTCTTCGGCGACATCGTCCGTTTACACGGTGTGCCGTCCTCCATCGTCAGCGATCGGGATCCCGTCTTCACCAGCAAGTTTTGGACGGAGTTGTTTCGCCTCGCCGGGGTTCAGCTGAATCTGACTTCAGCGTTTCATCCACAGTCTGACGGCCAGTCCGAGGTCACCAACAAAATCATTGCAATGTATTTGCGCTGTCTCACAGGAGATCGTCCTCGTCAATGGTTGAGGTGGCTTCCGTGGGCGGAGTATTGCTACAACACGTCATATCAGGCTTCGCTGCGGACGACGCCTTTCCATGTAGTCTATGGCCGCTCACCGCCGAGTCTGCGTTCTTATGAGCCGGGGAGTACATGCTTGCCAGCCGTTCAGCGCTCGATGCAAGATCGGGATCAGTTTTTGGTAGCCATCCGTGATCGGCTGGAGCAGGCACAGCAGGTGTACAAGCAGGCCTATGACAAGAAGCATCGGGAGTTGAATTTTGATGTGGGCGATTGGGTTTGGCTGCGCCTTCTGCATCGGCCGATGGCGTCGCTCGACACGAGGGGCCGTGGCAAGCTGGGGCCTAAGTTCTATGGTCCCTACCAGATCGTCGCTTGCATCGGGTCGGTCGCTTATCGTCTTCGCCTTCCGCCAGGAGCTCGTCTGCACGACGTTTTCCATGTGGGACTGCTTAAACCGTTTCGGGGTGAGCCGCCAAGCACtctgcctccgttgccgccgacgcAGCATGGTCAAGTCTGTTTGGAACCACAGTCAGTCTCCCGCAGTCGTTTGGCTCGAGGAGTCCGTCAAGTCTTGGTTCAGTGGAAGAACAAGCCGGCGGCAGACGCATCGTGGTTGTCGCTGGATGAATTCCGTGCATTATATCCGGATTTCCAGCTCGAGGACGAGCTGCTTCtcgagggagggagagatgtcATGTGGGGAATGCACTACGTCCGCAGGCGCAAGGATCAGCGACAACAGCAAAACGGCAAACAGTAGATATGCAGGATTTGTTTTCGTTTGTTTCAGAGTCTGTTAAAGTTTGTTAGTTTGATCTTTATCTCTAAGAGTTTGTTAGATGGCATTGTAATCTTTACTTAAAGGGCCAGTATGGCGCATGGAATAAACAAGCAATCAGAAAACCAATCTATCGCTCCTTTCCTGCCTTGCTAGTGCGGCGCCGGTCACGGCAcctccgcgccggcgaggtccaGGACCACGCCCGGTTACTTCGTTCAAATACTCCCTTCGCCGTAACCCTCCTTCCAATCTCCTAGCCCGTGACAAGAGTAGGtctccacaaaaaaaaaaggcccaaaATCGGCACCACATTTTTTGAGAAATGTTTCCTCATAAGTCATAACTGAGTGATTTGCCGATCCATGATTTATTTGGTATGATTGTCTCCGTTTTGATTTGGCCTGGATTAATTGTTCTTTCTTGCAGTACATGGTTTTCTCGTGTGCTGACTCACGTGTGTGCCCAACACTGACCTTCGGTCTACAACCTGGTGAGGCCTTCACTGTCCGTAATATTGCCAGCATGGTTCCAGCCTATGACAAGGTTCATGTTTATGTACATTATATCTTGTCTTTCTTCATGTACTAGTCAGTAACTTTGGCCTGTGTATTCCAGGTGTAAATTACTAAGCCCCGTGTTTTCATGTTGATTGCAGAGAGGGCAGTGCAGCATTGGGTCAGCCATTGAGTATGCTGTGGTTGTCCTCAAGGTCACATCTTCCTTGCGAATAATTAATGTCCTTCTAATCTAAGTCGCATGTTTTTTTGGTTTAGGAATAGAACGGCCTCATGATATTTTGCAGTTAACTTGTATTAGTTATAGAAAAGGAGAGCAGTGGATATCGTAGTATCACCTGCAATAAAGGCACATCCCCATTATGTCGAAGTCATAAACCTAACTGGTGCACTTGTAATGTGATAAGTGGATAAATTATTACCCAATTTCGTGATGACATCATACACAAGACCTTTGTTTGGAAAAGGAGATTAATTCCTGTTTCACTTACCCTTCTCTAATTTGTTCTAGAAATTATCCCATAGAAGTAAAGAAGAATCTTGCGTCCCTTCAAGGGCATGTGTAGGCTCTCTCTTTCATTTGGAAAGCATCCTGTCAAATGCAAATGGGTTTACCATTAGGTTTTGTCGGGGCAATGTATACACAAATCAAGTACCCCTGGTATGATTTAGGGAGTGAACTTCTGTTTTGCATTTCGAAACTGTATGTTCTTTGAAAGTTTTAGAAAGAATGTGCATACACATAGCAGTGCTAGATATTTGTGCGACAACCATCATACAGTCCACTTACTTCCATATTATGAATAATAGAGTCTGTAACATTCATCATGTGTTAAATGATTCTAGCATGGACGAGTTAGCTTTCAGATTATAGCTGTAATTCGGAGTTCTGTAGAGCACTATAGCTGAACTCCGTTAGCTGTATTTATTCTCATTTAAAGTGCCCAAATGGATATGGAAGAATTCCACTCTAGAATAAATTTGGTGAACTCACACATTCGCCCCTTCAACAGTTAACAAGGATCTTATTATTCTCCATGAAAGGCACATGTTGACAGACATCCATTTGGCAGGTTGAATGTATCATTGTGATTGGTCACAGCTGCTGTGGTGGAATCAAGGAACTCCTCTCTCTGAAGGAAGATAGACCTAACACCTTGTAAGTGAACATATCCATACTCGGTTCAAGTTTTTTATATGCTGAAAGCAGTCAAAGGATTCAGATAAGACCATACTTACATGTCCAGGAAGAATCTGTCCCACCCAAACAAGGCCAAGAAGGAagaaacattttaaaatttaaaataaaattactgtTGTATAAATACGCTTCTTTCACCTATCCCTTTTTGCAATCTCATTTTTGTTTGATTACCTAGCCACTTCGTTGATGACTGGGTCAAGATTGGTCTGGCTGCGAAGAAGAAGGTCGAGAGAGAAAACATGTTACTGCCTTTTGACGACCAATGCACCGTGCTGGAAAAGGTATTATTGCTTGGAACAACATTATATTATTTCTAGTAGAATTGAATTGTGAGTCTTGGACTAAGGGTTCACTGCTTTGACCCACGGACATTGAGCAAAGCGGGCTAAAATTCCCTCACGCCGATATTTGCTTATCTGAATAATGTTAGGTTTGCAAGTTAACTCCCATGGAACTGAGCTTTACTGTGTGGATGTaacttttttaagataatggaaatggtttACATTTTCGGGTCTTCCGTGTTCGTCGATAGCGACACATCCAATAAGTGTTTGGGTGAGCTACAGAGTGACAATAGATTTTAAGTTGAATATTAGCATGCTAAATATTAATAAAGTGAATTGCATATTGggctatttattttttatcatgaTTTTAGATTGGACCACCCTTAATCCAATGCTTTCGCATTAAACCAGATTTTCTTACCAAAAGATTGCAGTTAGGACCAGTGGCTCACTTGTCAATATtgcctctctctcatctctctggTCTCCATTGATGGCTCGTGGTCAAGGTTGAGGTCAAGCTAATGCCGGTGTACGGGAGCAGAACCTCGAGCGCAAGGTTGATGTCAATGAAGCTTGAGTGGAAGGGGACCTTAAGCTCGACCTACATCCACACCGTGTCACGCAAGCTTGACCTTCGTCATCGTCACGCTTGGCATGGGCTCAATCACGACCTCCATCCACACAGTCCCTGGGCTTGAGATCCTCTTCGCCTGTCACCCCGACTTTCGCCCCGCCGTCTCCTGGCTCGCGATCCTCTCCACCATtgtcttcctctcctctctagcTCACCCTCGATCTCCTCGCACGCCATCCCTAGACTCGATTCCTCTCCGCCAGCATTGGCCCCAAGCTTGACATTGACTTCTGCTTGTGCAATCCTTAGGCTCGTACTTCTGCGCGCCTGCCTTGGAGTCATGAGGACTCGCCAGAGTGATAGAAGAGGAGGTCGATATGCTCTCTCAAGCTCCCATCACGATGCTTCGTTTTTTAGTCCCTATTTAacctcactgacaggtgggtccaggGGCAGAGCCATGATTTTAGGTCGATGGTGTCATTCGTCGGCTCTAATTGACGATCATGGTTTAAGTGAAACAGAAATACAtatgaaaaatacaaaaaattcCTCGCAATAGTGGTTGCTCAACCTATGTTTCACCAAATCACTCAAGAAAACTTATGATGCACGAACTTTATTTAGACATTGTGCATAGTCTTGTTGAATTAGCCGTTGTGTATGGTCAAATAACTATAAATTATAGTTTGCTAGCAGTTATTTTGTTGATGCTGTCAAGTTGTCCATGTCCACATAAGCTAAATTGTCTAATGAAAGTGCAAAATTATTCACACGTTGGTGTCACAAATCAAAATTTACTAGTGTCATTCATTGAAAAATTAGAAGGATACCTTAACTAATAGATGGGTCATTGTTGTCCGGTGACACCACTGCTTGTATGCCAGCTCCACCCCTGGGTGGGTCGTTAGTCCAAAGTGTAACCTTTTGGCAACAAAGTATGGTGTAAAATGGAAACGTTAAGGGAAGAATGGTTCAATGTAAATCTAAGGTAAAATAATATAACCCAATATGCAATTtactatatattaataataataCACACCTTATTCGTcttaataaaaaactaaaaattgaCTATGAACGATCAAGATCGAAccgacaattttttttataaatatctaATTATGTGTTATGATTAGATTTCTAATGATAAAAGAATACTTTATTAATATCCTATCGGGAGATATCTATTACTAAACTGTATTGAGGGTTGAAACATAGTCATCACATTTGCCTCTAAAGTCTAAAGAACTAGAAATTACTGAGTATATTAAGAGAGGTTGAAATGGAGTCATCACATTCACCGTGCGTCTAAAGATCTAGAAATTATTACCAAGTTATAAATTGAAgaaaatgatatatatatatatatatatatatatatatatatatatgtatgtatatatatatatgtatgtatatatatatatgtatgtatgtatgtatgtatatgtatgtatgtatgtatgtatgtatgcatcATTTGATCATGGTGGGGTCTAAATTATGGTTCTTAAGATTCATAAATAGAGTTGTCTGCCAAAAATATAGAGATTATATTTATGAAAATAGAAGCAACAAAATTGTATACAAAATAGTATAAGTTATTTATGGAAGCATATTATGTAGGATCAGGAGAGCGTCGATGAGATGAGGCTAAATGATCGCATATGTTTCCTGAAACAATTAGCCATTTTAATtgttacaagttacaacaaacAATACCTTTGAGacacatatatgatatatagcCACTCTAGCCTTACAAACTAGAAATGTGCTTTTAAGAGAGTGCAATtgagttttcaaaaaaaaaaagagagagagagagagagagagtgcaaTTGGGCCCACAACTAAGACATGCCATACTCACACCATCATATACGTGTGTATCCTCTACAGACGCCTGAAGTATCAAATGCCCTCATGACGTGGGCATCTGCATATATACCCTACAAATGCCCCAATGTGTACTCCtaattagaaaagaaagaatgttttttttttacgacaAGAACAACGTATATCTCATACGCGTCCCACTTATTTGCACAAATATATGTAATTAAAAGTTTGCATGAGGATCGGAGAAGCATGTGAGTAGATTGTCGACGGCCTGGTCAATCAGAGCATGCGGCGGAAGAGATTGTCCATGGAGATGAGCGCGCTGGCGGCCAGCGCAAGGAACCCAAGGAACGATAGCCAAACTGCGTTGTTGATTTTTGTGTTGAGTGGCTCCTTGCCGAACGCGGCCGTCGACGAGGCTGACATTAGGAGGTACGCCAACACCTGCAGCCAAATGAAACCAATtagccgcgcgcgcgtgtgcgCTGAAAAACTTCTGCTTCTCCAACACGTatgttgtgtttagttcgtgtgccaaattttttttaaagtatacggacacacatttaaaatattaaacgtagactaataataaaataaattacagagcgaaagggcctgtagcctagtggttacagagcgaattttctaggatttaacggcgttgtggtttcagtggtaggcgacgtacccgtcgataGAGAGGcgtctgtggtgacttcgtcaatctcttcAGAATTTgtcggcccagtcttcgaagatgctcataggggtagggtttgcgtgcgtgtgttcataggggtgagtgcgcgtgcgttgtgagtgtctgcgttgtactgtgtaattctcaaaaaagcccagtcttcgaagatgctcataggggtagggtttgcgtgcgtgtgttcataggggttatgctcataggggtagggtttgcgtgcgtgtgttcatgggggtgagtgcgcgtgcgttgtgagtgtctgcgttgtactgtgtaattctcaaaaaaaaaattacagattccatgtgtaaactgcgagacgaatctattaagtctaattaatccgtcattagcaaatgtttaatatagcaccacattgtcaaatcatggcgtaattaagctcaaaagattcgtctcgcgatttacatgcaaactgtgtaattgatttttttttcatctacatttaatacttcatgcatgtatcaaaacatttgatgtgatggaaaagttgaaagtttgtagaaaaaagtttGAATATAAATATGGCCGTAGCTTTGCAATGGCGCATTTTGAGCAGAAGAATTGATGGGTTGATAGatgtttcaaaagaaaaatgaagaaCCGATGTATTGTGTGTATTGGGCTTGCCTGATCCAGGAAGAGGCTGACGCAGTAGGTTATCGGGTTCAGAGAAGCAGCAAACCTCGGCGAAATGAGGCGCCCGATTTCGACCACTGCTTGCGCGGTCGAGTAGACGCAGACTATCAGATTCACACCGAGGGCATACCTGTCATAGTACATTGGCGGAGAAGAGAGAatatttttaactaaaaaggaTAATAGATGAAATGAGAAGGGTGAATAGTAAAGTGATCTATGTGGATAAAATAAAACCTGAAGAACCAAATTAAACCTTTGGTGAAACTTAAAGGATTAGATTAGTTATTCACCTAAATTAAAAAGGAGAAGCTGATCACTTTGTAGTGAAGCTAGGAACTGGCTAGTTCCTTTGGGGATCACACCGCTAGATCCACCGTTATTCGACTCCTAACCAATCTACTTCTCTCTCTACTGTGGTCAAGGGCAGCGGTGCCTTGCCTTCCATGGTCATCCTCTAAAGCTGCCCCTCCATTGACCACCCTTACACATCAACCTCTAACCCTGATAAATCTATTCCGTTGTGTTTGCTGGATTTCGGACCATCACTGTTGTTGCACCATCGCCGGAACAAGTTGTCGATGAGTTCTTCTACTTGCTCTTCTGCTTCTTCATCTATTCTATCTAGAGGTTGAAGAAGACTCTCTGCTCCCTGGACCTTAGTCATTAATGAATGTGATGGCCAGGAAAACATTTGggtggctgtgtttagatctagggataaaaagttttagcgtgtcacatcagatatatggacacacatttgaagtactaaacgtagactaataaaaaagggacaattgcttatttgaccctgttttgaagtctaactaccaatttgaccctattttttttagtttgcttatttgaccctgctTTTCAAAAACGAACCTTCCGTCTGACCCTGTTTTCTTAACACCGTTAAgatttgatttaaaaaaaagaacgaaatataattaaaatttataatgCCCAAAATACCCTTGAGAAAACCATACCCATCTCTAACCCTATCCACATGTCTCTCCATGTCTCTCTCTCCTGCCAGCGAgttgcagcggcggcgtcggcagcgTCGCGCGCAgtggggagggaggcggaggccggcgcgCAGCGCGGGGAGAAAGGGGAGCCGGGcctggcggtggaggtggtggcggcggcgtctgcaTCGGCGCGCaaggagggaggcggaggccggcatcgacgaagggagggaggggagccgggcctggcgacggagacggcggcggcggcatctgcATCGGTGCAtagggagggaggtggaggccggcgccggcgaagggagggagggaagccgggcctggcggcggtggcggcggcgtctgtATCAGCACGCAAAGAGGGAGGCGGAGGCTGGCGCCGGCgaaaggagggaggggagccgggcctggcggcggcggcgtctgcatCGGCGtgcggggagggaggcggagaCCGGTGCCGGCgaaaggagggaggggagccgggcctggcggcggcggctctcggtGGCATCGGCGTCtgcggaggtggtggcggtggcggtggcgtcggcATCTGCGCGCGCagcggggagggaggcggaggtTGGCGCGcgaagaagggagggaggggcggcggcgatggcagccGGCGCCGGAGGGAAGAAGCGACGCGGAGGAATGAAGGAGGCGGCgtcagaagaagaagagagaagagaggagaggagaagagagaactgacaggtgggtcccacatgtaataGGGTCAAATGAGTAAGGGCAAAAGGGACCTTTTGTGCTTCAGTTAACACCGTTAGTAGCCCTTAACAGAATAGGGTCATACCGTATCTTTAATTCTGAAAAtaagggtcaaataagcaaaattGAAAAAAGGGGGTCAAATTGGTAGGTAGTTTTCAAAAGAGGGTCAAATGCGCAATTGCcccaataaaaaaactaattacacaatccgttagtaaaccgcgagatgaatttattaagccaaattaatccgtcattagcaaatatttactatagcaccacattgtcaaatcatagagcaattagtcttaaaagattcgtctcgcaaattagtcgtaatctgtgtaattagttattttttagcctatatttaatacttcatgcaggtgttcaaacgtttgatTTGACACGGcgtaaaattttagggtgggatctaaacaccccctaacttTTATTGTAGAATATTTACAAAACCTACTAACAATGCTTGGTCAAGGAAACTCCTGACCTACCGACTCTCATTTCCAAGTTCTACCGGTCGTAACCAACATAGATGAAAATTAAAAcagtaaaaaatataaataaaaaatggaaAAGATTTTGCTATTTCCAAATTTTACCTTATTATTGAGGAAATTATCCTTTTTATAATATAGCAATTACTGTATTTTAAATACCCAATACCATGATTGAGGTCTCTATTTAATCCAAATTTTAGAGTACCATCAATTTCTCAATGAAATTCCAAACTTGGGTGCAAGGCTAAAAGAGAGACAATTtgtaaaaatatgattttaCAAATTAATGTTTTTGACGTTATTACTAGTTTCCGATCAATTATAACATGTTTTCGTTCGTACAGTTCCATTTTTCAATTTTCCCGATATTTCGGatacaattttaattttaatttttatcatgttttatcccatttccgagaaaaaaaatatgattatggCAATGGTTGATTTTTGACCGTTTCCATCCCAGGCTATAATATAGAGGAAGtacttaattttgagataaatctaCATACAACTATACAAGGGAGTATT encodes the following:
- the LOC9266472 gene encoding carbonic anhydrase, chloroplastic, translated to MGACCCCFPVYKPARENPMRSTRESLIQHKPRPTTPYHPPPPPFITYTDKGMNAVERFKTGFENFRNTIYDKRPELFERLKTGQSPKYMVFSCADSRVCPTLTFGLQPGEAFTVRNIASMVPAYDKRGQCSIGSAIEYAVVVLKVECIIVIGHSCCGGIKELLSLKEDRPNTFHFVDDWVKIGLAAKKKVERENMLLPFDDQCTVLEKVLLLGTTLYYF